In Cucurbita pepo subsp. pepo cultivar mu-cu-16 chromosome LG10, ASM280686v2, whole genome shotgun sequence, the DNA window CTATCCAAGATGTCGGGATCGTCATACTGAGCATTAGAGGAGCGAATTGCAGTTTCGAGGAGACCAGATAACTTAAACAAGCTAATAGAAGTAGCAGGTTCAGAAAGCTCAGGCCCAACAATATCCATCAAATATTGGACAAAATCTCCTTGTCCTAATAGTAAATAGCGCTTGATTGCTAGACAGTGGTCTTTGAACTTATACCGCTTGTGCATTACATCCAACAAGTGTTTGTCTATTCTTTTTGCTGCTCCATCAACCAAAGATTCAAGGGCGTCGGTTTCACCATATCCAAGACTTCCCCTTTTGGTTGTAGTCCCAGCCGCTACCGCTGCTTCTGTTGCAGCATCAGCCCATCCCATGTCCTCACAACAAACACGAAGGAAATTAATCGATTTCCCAGTCCTCAAAATACGTTGGGCTAGAGACTGTGAAATAAACGATGGAAGCATGCCAGAATGAAGCCTATAACCTTCCCTCCAGAGAGATTCagctttcacttgttgaccaacaacaaaaaactCAGAAAAAATGTCTTCCAGCTCCCCTTCTAATACCCAGCTCCTTACCATCTCAAAAAGTGGAGAGCATACACGGCGCAACAAACGCCTCATGAATTCGAGCACCAAGGGGTCACCATGCTGAGCATGTAAATGAATGGCCCCAGCCATTGCCCCACCCTTCAGGACCCGACACTTGTCCACCAATACAGCCATCAACCTCATTTTCACCATTGGCTCTGCGAACCAGACGGCCAATCTCCTTAGAGACAGATAGTTTCCTGAACTTGCTGCCTCCGAAACCAAAGGTATCGGATTCATCGACTGAGCTTCGACAACTGCCAACAGTTTATAGTATTCTGAAAGCTCATCCTGTAATGCAGCACAAAAAGCATGTCCAACAGTTCCAACATCTTCTGCTGGAAAACGTTCCATATTCTCTGAGATATAACCTTTAACCTTCCTAAACAGCCACCCAATTTCACAGAGCTTGCGAACCATTGTCCTAGTTGCCCTGGGAGCCTTAACGATATTGGATAAAACATACCCATCAGCATTGTTGTCAAATTTCACATACTTTCCATCAATTCCTTGACAAGCATACAACACATCCCTCACCAAAACCTCTTCAGACACTTCATTTTCCTCCTTTAACAAATTAGCAAACTCCTTAAAAGCAACATCGCGGAGATTCTCAGGGTCTTTCGCAACCAGCAAAACCCCCTTCTGCCACTCCTTCTCCGCCCCACTAGATTTCTTTCCCAACACAGGATCACTCGCCACTAAATTAGGCAAAAGCACTGAAGATTCAAACTGGGTCTGTCTACATTTCCGATCCTCCGCCACAATTTTGAGCAAATAAAGCACAGCCCACTTATTATTCACACTCCCAGGGCCAGTTTTAGACGCAAATTTAGTGTAAAGATCAGCAAAAGTGAGTGCCTGAGAAGACTTACCCTCAGTGGCGAGCCGACGCTTGATGGACTCAGCAATGGCGGCAGCATCAGGAGCAATGGAGGGAGTCATTCGGCTAGTAAGAATGCGAATCGCATAGCGAAGGGACTTTTGGAAATCGGAAGAGGTAGGGCTGGAATTGGAGGTGGGATTGTGggaaagaagacgaagaacaaGATCCTTGATGAGATCAAGAACCTTACTGGGGTcgtcttcttccattttagAGGGAGAAATGGAGAGGGTGTGGGAGAAAACGAGAGATtcagagaagaagagaggggAAAGGCATGTGTAATAATCGAAGATCAAATCAAATGAGTGTATGTATGGGtctttttgattttgttcGTGGGCGCGGATTTCAGCTCTCCCGTTTTTCTTCACACGgagattattttaaatctaaaatgcattactttcactttttttctttttttttaattaataaaaagattatttctaatttttttaaaaaaattaataaattattaacaatttatttttaaaataaactataaGTCGTCCTCTCGAGCAAAGATAGTAAATTACTTGGCTCCTGGGCGCAACTGATACTAACTCAATAACGAACCCACTATGGGTGACTACTGAGACTTATGTACTAAATAGATCCTAACCTCTTTTTGTTAGTTCACGAATAAAGGTTGCACCCCGTAATCATTCCTACAAGGTACCTAGTCGATGATCCTGTACGATGTTCAAAATTACATACATAGAAATGGAACTTATTGGAAAAGAACCCAAGAAAGCAAATGGAACCTACAACTATGTTATGATATCATATTACGTAAAACAGTGGTTCATAAGATAAACCCACCATAACAGACACTCTAGAGTACATAGCCGGAACAAAATCAACCTAGTCATGTTATAAAACTCGTAAACATGTTAAGACTACAGAACTCTCAAACATGCAAGTGGAAGCTATCATGATAATTGGTCGATTAGGCTTTTAAATATGGCTTCGAATCATATGTCACACGtcttaacttaatttaatcCTCATAATTTAAACACGGTTGATGGAATTGAAGCTAAGCTCAAACTACACGACACTAGATTGAAACGTATCTCGAactataaatacataaaagcttttttgattcattttgtaggttacattttttatattagcTTGGAAGTTTCTCCTAAGAGCTTTTTCATCACTTGGAGAACTTGTTTTACCTGTACAATGATACATTCACCTGAACACCACAAGAGCTTAGCTTAGGCCCTTGCTCCTgctctcattcttctttccataTTCGACCCGTGATTCTCAGTTTCAGCTCTCGTCTTTCTCCCCCCGAAAAATACAGTGCCAGGTTTCTTTGAATGATGAGACCATCTTGACTGTCACGAACTTTTCGGTGACTGTCACGGATGCCTCTCGGAATTCCTTGCCATATCAGTTTTCGCCCGTTGTGACCCACCTCCAAACTGTAGCTGAACTTCTTTGCTTCGTTATCTTCGCCCATGAATCGTAAGAACGCCATGTAAACAGGCGCTGTTCCTAGCTGGAACGCCTCGAAATGCAAGCAGAACTGTCTTCCAAAGCAGTTGAAAACCTGCCATTGCAAACTGCTATAAGATATTCCAATGCTCAAAGATGGAAGACAACCCGGTTTTTCAGACCTTTAGCTAGCAATTATCATCGTACAGATTACACGGTTTatcgaaatatatatttatatatactcACGGGACGAACTTTTAACTATAcatttgattttcaagaaaaCTTGTATATATGGCTTACATAGTTAAGTTATGTGAAGTGAAGCATGGTGAGAAAGTATACTAAAACTATATAGAGCAAGCACCTACCGTTAGCATCCATGTAGCGTTTTCAACTTCGTGTGGATTTGATTTCACATAGCGATGATTGAAGGTACACCCGTCGTGCATGTCAACCTTGTGATCATCTTTGAGATGTGCAACAAGAGACGGGATGTCGCCCGTGACCGAGCACTCGGATCCAGCATAAGGGCAGTTGTAAGGACGGAATCGACAGTGTTGCTCATGCTTAAGCTTACTGTAGTAAGGAAAAATATCTTGGCAACCCAAATTCTGGTATCTGCAGGGGATTTCCAGCGACTCAGCTACCTTCTCCAATGCCAAGCACCTTATGTTTCCGAGTTCATGACGACAGGTCGGGCAGCAGTTGCTAACTCTGATCTTGCAGTTTGAGCACAACGTGTGGCCATTCGGGCACTAAAGTTCAAAAGCCAGTCAAGAAAGTCCGAAACAAAGCAGAAGCGGAAAAATATATCACACCTCCACGACGTAAAGATTCAAGAATAAAGAGATGTTCTAAGTCTTCAATACAACCTtaatattaagaaaagaaCTAAAGAACCAGTAATATGGAGAATTCGCCACAGTACAGAGTCCAAATCAACCTTCGAATCAAGAATTAAGCAATTAAGCCATACAGAAAAAGTACTTTTTTCGACGCTGAAAGCACTCCGAACACTCCCGAGCATAGCTTAAATTATAATGAGAAGTACAAGAGAAAAAACAGGATATGAAGTACATACCTGGTAAATTGGAGGGTACATCAGATTTGTGCAGACAGGGCACTCGAGCAGTTCTTGCACGCCATTGGTTGAATAAACTCCAAGCTTCCCACTCGAACCAAGTAGGACTTTTGAAGATGTAGAATTATTCTCTGATTTAGACATTGCTATGTCATGCCCTGAAACTGAAGGATGAGAATCAACTACTTCTTTGCAGGTACTGCTTCCTGGAGCCATGGCCATTTAAACTTTAATGGAGTTCTTTAAGCTATTATTGGAAATGCTTCACCATATGGCAGCCATCACTCATCAATGAGTTCAATCCTATTAAaccagacaaaaaaaaaagaaaagggcatGTCAGTGAACATATTAGACGAAAGGTTTCATGTTGTTCGGAGATTTGTTGGTATAATTTGAACGAAAGTCGGGTGATAACGAAAACTAAACATGATCAACAATGCTTAATAACATACAGGACTTAGCAACACCCTCATTTTCTTATAATCTGAACTGGAACAACACATATATGCTTACTGGCCATTTGCTAGATTCTTTAGTAACCGATATTGGTCGCTAGCTCATGGTTAGATTTATATAACATTGAGTTAACAGAATTCGAGCGTATGTTTGGTACTTAGAGTTTCGTATTCCAAGCTATAAGTTCGCTAATCCTACAAACTACACAAACTCAAGGTTTAAAACCCACCTTTTCTACTACATGTGAAGTTTGTATATTATTAATCTTAAACAAACACATATTACACAAACCTCGAGATTTTACAAACCGTTCCATTGAATAGTCCAAGCATGTAAACTCGTACTACCGAACCTAAACCTAACAAGGCTAGCTTAAAGTTGGATTGTACCAAGGCACGTGCACATCCAGGCATTCATTGACAAAGAAGCttcaaaatactgaaagatcaacttcaaaatttatttagtttgatGAACTCTTTACTTGAAAAACCttgatgaaataaatataaagcaATCTAGATTCCTTCCAAACCCAAAGCAATAGTGAAATCCCAAATAACACGGTGCTCGCTCAATGCTACGGTTTGTCGAATATCAACTTGGAAATCATCTCTGGGGACCTAAGTTATTCTTTATGCTTTCTCCATACCCAAATAAATGTAAACAAGATTTTCCTCTTCTGTCCCTCTATCCCCAAACTGCCACCATCACCAGAATCATTAATTTTCTGAATAAGCCAAGACAAAGGAGGGGAAatcttaaattcaaaattctattaagAAAAGATTTCAACCTTTTCCACTCATTTTCCcctctttaatttttagaattgaGAGAGTGTACATTAACAAAAGAGGAAATCGACTCTATCTAATAAGGGCGTATTAGAGCGGCGTTAGCGCTTTAGAAAGATTGCAGGGC includes these proteins:
- the LOC111803395 gene encoding gamma-tubulin complex component 3-like, whose amino-acid sequence is MEEDDPSKVLDLIKDLVLRLLSHNPTSNSSPTSSDFQKSLRYAIRILTSRMTPSIAPDAAAIAESIKRRLATEGKSSQALTFADLYTKFASKTGPGSVNNKWAVLYLLKIVAEDRKCRQTQFESSVLLPNLVASDPVLGKKSSGAEKEWQKGVLLVAKDPENLRDVAFKEFANLLKEENEVSEEVLVRDVLYACQGIDGKYVKFDNNADGYVLSNIVKAPRATRTMVRKLCEIGWLFRKVKGYISENMERFPAEDVGTVGHAFCAALQDELSEYYKLLAVVEAQSMNPIPLVSEAASSGNYLSLRRLAVWFAEPMVKMRLMAVLVDKCRVLKGGAMAGAIHLHAQHGDPLVLEFMRRLLRRVCSPLFEMVRSWVLEGELEDIFSEFFVVGQQVKAESLWREGYRLHSGMLPSFISQSLAQRILRTGKSINFLRVCCEDMGWADAATEAAVAAGTTTKRGSLGYGETDALESLVDGAAKRIDKHLLDVMHKRYKFKDHCLAIKRYLLLGQGDFVQYLMDIVGPELSEPATSISLFKLSGLLETAIRSSNAQYDDPDILDRLKVKMMPHGTGDRGWDVFSLEYEARVPLDTVFTESVMSKYLRIFNFLWKLRRVEHALIGTWKTMKPNCITSCSLTKLHHGVKLQLLSTLRRCQVLWVEMNHFVSNLQYYIMFEVLEVSWSDFSNEMEAAMDLDDLLAAHEKYLHSIFEKSLLGEQSQPLCKSLFVLFDLILRFRSNADRLYEGIHELQCRTIESSLPSRGKSTNIRSTEKSLETASWLADGKKALTQRAREFLRNVEQDLAALAKEYSSLLEGFISQLPLQQHVDLKFLLFRLDFTEFYSQLQPRV
- the LOC111803422 gene encoding E3 ubiquitin-protein ligase SINAT2-like isoform X1 gives rise to the protein MAMAPGSSTCKEVVDSHPSVSGHDIAMSKSENNSTSSKVLLGSSGKLGVYSTNGVQELLECPVCTNLMYPPIYQCPNGHTLCSNCKIRVSNCCPTCRHELGNIRCLALEKVAESLEIPCRYQNLGCQDIFPYYSKLKHEQHCRFRPYNCPYAGSECSVTGDIPSLVAHLKDDHKVDMHDGCTFNHRYVKSNPHEVENATWMLTVFNCFGRQFCLHFEAFQLGTAPVYMAFLRFMGEDNEAKKFSYSLEVGHNGRKLIWQGIPRGIRDSHRKVRDSQDGLIIQRNLALYFSGGERRELKLRITGRIWKEE
- the LOC111803422 gene encoding E3 ubiquitin-protein ligase SINAT2-like isoform X2, giving the protein MAMAPGSSTCKEVVDSHPSVSGHDIAMSKSENNSTSSKVLLGSSGKLGVYSTNGVQELLECPVCTNLMYPPIYQCPNGHTLCSNCKIRVSNCCPTCRHELGNIRCLALEKVAESLEIPCRYQNLGCQDIFPYYSKLKHEQHCRFRPYNCPYAGSECSVTGDIPSLVAHLKDDHKVDMHDGCTFNHRYVKSNPHEVENATWMLTFAMAGFQLLWKTVLLAFRGVPARNSACLHGVLTIHGRR